In the genome of Mytilus trossulus isolate FHL-02 unplaced genomic scaffold, PNRI_Mtr1.1.1.hap1 h1tg000244l__unscaffolded, whole genome shotgun sequence, one region contains:
- the LOC134701411 gene encoding uncharacterized protein LOC134701411 yields the protein MTALSMGAFGAYRLQYSKYLKEQDERARKESEDPETVWVTKRYIPTDLRTTAPVPRHKLLAPKELPFPDRHWVPPTDPPLRGFERKTLPVIFRSHPSTRSEQYSTLRQMLPSKGSYGTFPPPRWGTGCGVPVVYEERPQKRFPIINSPMTMYVDEMHTTNKLFKLH from the coding sequence ATGACAGCCCTAAGTATGGGCGCTTTTGGCGCCTATCGATTACAAtacagtaaatatttaaaagaacaagACGAGAGGGCGAGGAAAGAAAGTGAAGATCCAGAAACTGTGTGGGTAACAAAACGTTATATTCCAACAGATTTACGGACAACTGCACCAGTCCCTAGACACAAGTTATTAGCTCCAAAAGAACTTCCATTTCCAGACCGGCACTGGGTTCCCCCTACAGATCCACCACTTAGAGGTTTTGAAAGGAAAACGCTTCCAGTCATTTTTAGATCTCATCCAAGTACAAGATCTGAACAATATTCAACACTTCGACAAATGTTGCCGTCAAAGGGAAGTTATGGTACATTTCCACCTCCTCGCTGGGGAACTGGATGTGGTGTTCCAGTGGTGTATGAAGAGCGACCCCAAAAGAGATTTCCAATCATAAATAGTCCAATGACAAT